In Macaca nemestrina isolate mMacNem1 chromosome 9, mMacNem.hap1, whole genome shotgun sequence, a single genomic region encodes these proteins:
- the LOC105480071 gene encoding LOW QUALITY PROTEIN: endogenous Bornavirus-like nucleoprotein 1 (The sequence of the model RefSeq protein was modified relative to this genomic sequence to represent the inferred CDS: inserted 1 base in 1 codon; deleted 2 bases in 1 codon; substituted 2 bases at 2 genomic stop codons) — protein PTISRPRKNPXTSSPQDNTMDGSSFHYFQGRFELSGKSRQYPADALEPQPGIGDVKDIEKARKSMLDPAHRSHFHLTTPSLVFLCFIFDGLRKALLSIGVSKRSNIVIGNENKETDTLYASKFEDVMPNFTALEMSSVLRHCCDLLIGVAAGSSDPICTNSLQVQRQFKAMMIFIGRHLHGKSADLLINYNAGPAIYWINSRPWVGGLMFTFLFGEFEXPACELLDQVKVVANKAQMTTTLCYYTVGMFLDQCMDGSIALPAVVSEIPVFEQKKALVKRALGDFFEFGGVLRHPVIRELSPRMFPNLATAANYWAKRRNPTFSGFEALDFIPGSTITLHLVXMTSARKISRGSDMDPYTLNILRGYGSLGFD, from the exons CCCACAATATCCCGCCCAAGAAAGAACCCATAGACCAGCAGCCCACAAGACAATACAATGGATGGGAGCAGCTTCCATTACTTTCAAGGGAGATTTGAGCTCTCTGGGAAGAGCAGACAGTATCCAGCAGATGCATTGGAGCCCCAACCTGGCATTGGAGATGTCAAGGACattgaaaaagcaagaaagtctATGCTAGACCCAGCACACAGATCTCATTTTCACCTTACAACCCCAAGCttagtatttttgtgttttatattcgATGGATTACGCAAGGCACTACTCAGTATTGGTGTGAGCAAAAGGTCTAATATTGTGATTGGGAATGAGAACAAGGAAACAGATACTCTTTATGCTAGCAAATTCGAAGATGTTATGCCTAACTTCACCGCCCTTGAGATGTCATCAGTTCTCCGTCACTGCTGTGATCTTCTGATAGGCGTTGCTGCTGGATCGAGTGACCCGATATGCACCAACAGCCTCCAAGTACAGAGACAATTCAAGGCAATGATGATATTCATTGGAAGACATTTGCATGGTAAAAGTGCTGATTTATTAATTAACTATAATGCAGGGCCAGCTATATATTGGATCAACTCAAGACCATGGGTTGGAGGATTAATGTTCACATTTCTATTCGGAGAATTTG TCCCTGCATGTGAGCTACTTGATCAAGTTAAAGTAGTTGCCAACAAAGCACAGATGACGACA ACACTGTGCTACTACACTGTGGGAATGTTCCTGGATCAGTGCATGGATGGTTCCATTGCTTTACCTGCTGTTGTGTCTGAGATTCCAGTTTTTGAGCAGAAGAAAGCACTGGTTAAAAGGGCACTTGGAGATTTCTTTGAATTTGGGGGTGTACTTCGCCACCCTGTTATTCGGGAGCTATCACCAAGAATGTTCCCAAACCTAGCAACAGCAGCAAACTACTGGGCCAAAAGAAGGAATCCCACATTTTCTGGATTTGAAGCCCTTGACTTTATACCAGGATCAACTATTACACTCCATCTAGTTTGAATGACATCTGCTCGGAAAATCTCCAGAGGAAGTGACATGGATCCATATACACTTAACATCCTTCGCGGGTACGGGAGTTTGGGATTTGACTAA